CGCCACCGGGCTGGGCCTGTCCCTGTACGAAACACCGCAATCCGTCAGCATGGTTACCGCGCAACGGATCAGCGACCAGAACCTGGAATCCCTCACCGACGTCGTCAACAACGCCGCCGGTGTCTCCGCACGCGCCCAGGACAGCACGCGCCACACCTACTCCGCGCGCGGCTTTGCGATCAACAATTACCAGGTGGACGGCATTCCCATTTACTGGCAGCCGGGCGGCAACGCCGGTGAAACCCAGTCCGACATGAGCCTGTACGAGCGCGTGGAAATCGTGCGCGGCGCCACCGGCCTGCTCACTGGTGCCGGCAACCCCTCCGCCTCCATCAACCTGGTGCGCAAGCACGCAGACAGCAAAGAATTCACCGCGGACCTGAATGCCTCCGCCGGGCGCTGGAACACCTACTCCGCCACCGCGGACGTCAGCACACCGCTGAATGAAAGCGGGTCGGTACGCGGCCGTTTTGTCAGCCATATTCTCGACGGAGAATCTTTCCGGGATTTGGCGGAAGAAAGCAAAACCGTTTTCTACGGCGTGATCGATGCCGACCTCACCGACAACACCCTGCTGCGCGTCGGCGCCAGCCGCCAGGACAACGAACCCAAGGCCTCCACCTGGGGTGGCCTGCCCACCTGGCATGCCGACGGCAGCCGCACCGACTGGGATCGCAGCAAGACCCTGGCCGCAGACTGGACAACCTGGTCCTCCACCGTTGACCACCTGTACCTGGACCTAGTGCACAACTTCGGCGGCTGGACCGCCAAGTTCAGCGTCAACAACAACACCAACACTTCCGACCAGAAACTGCTGTATCTGTCCGGCACCCCGGATAAGGAAACCGGCCTGGGCATGAGCGCCTCGCCACGCAACGCCGCCACCGAGCGCGAGCAGACCAGCATCAGCCTGCAGGTGAGCGGCAGCTACGCCCTGTTCGGCCGTGAGCACGAACTGACCCTGGGTGCGGTCGATCACAGCGACGACAGTATCGCCACTTCCCGCGCACGCAGCGACGTGGCGCCGGTTGGCAACTTTAATGAATGGGACGGCAGCTACCCGGAAGCCACCTGGGGCGACAACAATGTGGATATCGACCAGACCACCGATCAGTTCGGCCTCTACGCCGCCACCCGCCTGTCCATCACCGACAATTTCAAAGTGATCGCCGGTGGCCGGATTGCAGAGTGGGAGCAGAGTGGTGTTTCCTATGGATCCACGCAGGAATTCGGGGACGATGATATCTTC
The Microbulbifer celer DNA segment above includes these coding regions:
- a CDS encoding TonB-dependent siderophore receptor, giving the protein MYASASAIRSPFIRRSLATAIACAATSPLGFAAAEEQKTTKNEQQAIEEVVVTSRYTSNDRVDTATGLGLSLYETPQSVSMVTAQRISDQNLESLTDVVNNAAGVSARAQDSTRHTYSARGFAINNYQVDGIPIYWQPGGNAGETQSDMSLYERVEIVRGATGLLTGAGNPSASINLVRKHADSKEFTADLNASAGRWNTYSATADVSTPLNESGSVRGRFVSHILDGESFRDLAEESKTVFYGVIDADLTDNTLLRVGASRQDNEPKASTWGGLPTWHADGSRTDWDRSKTLAADWTTWSSTVDHLYLDLVHNFGGWTAKFSVNNNTNTSDQKLLYLSGTPDKETGLGMSASPRNAATEREQTSISLQVSGSYALFGREHELTLGAVDHSDDSIATSRARSDVAPVGNFNEWDGSYPEATWGDNNVDIDQTTDQFGLYAATRLSITDNFKVIAGGRIAEWEQSGVSYGSTQEFGDDDIFIPYAGALYELNDQHTLYASYTEIFQPQNLQDRNGDFLDPVTGKSKEVGLKSLYFDGALQTMVSVFDILQDDVGQPDGNFPVPGKENSQAYYAAKGAGSQGYELEVVGELMPGWDLSFSYTNFDAEDAAGNAVNTSQPEELLKLFTTYRFADRLEGLTVAGGVNWQGRNYTDTINAATKAPERLTQDAYSLVSLMARYQFTEQLSGQLNLDNLLDETYYSQIGFYNQVEFGEPRNITASVNYRF